One genomic segment of Anaerolineae bacterium includes these proteins:
- a CDS encoding ABC transporter ATP-binding protein: MLHIEELRVEVGGKTILKNVNMEIPEGETHILFGPNGSGKTSLMMTLMGFSGYNVTHGKITFKGEDITYMPIYERARLGIGVSFQRPPTIRGLKTRSIVEISAGNRSVDVDELAKQLNFSDFLDRDVNHNFSGGEIKRSELLQLTAQQPDLVLLDEPESGVDLESIVLIGDTINLLLRRGIKHPREKHHKEMVEDRSKSALVITHTGNILNYITADNGQVLYNGVMCCSRNAREILKWIREYGYKECVRCTQ; the protein is encoded by the coding sequence ATGCTGCATATTGAAGAGCTTAGAGTAGAAGTAGGCGGAAAAACAATACTGAAAAATGTTAACATGGAAATCCCTGAAGGGGAAACCCACATACTTTTCGGGCCAAATGGATCAGGCAAGACCAGCCTGATGATGACCTTAATGGGGTTTTCCGGCTATAATGTGACACATGGGAAGATTACGTTCAAAGGGGAAGACATTACCTATATGCCCATTTACGAGCGTGCCCGCCTTGGCATAGGCGTATCCTTCCAGAGGCCTCCAACTATTAGAGGTTTAAAGACAAGGTCGATTGTTGAAATCAGCGCCGGCAATCGGTCTGTTGATGTTGATGAACTGGCAAAACAGCTTAATTTTTCCGATTTTCTTGACAGGGATGTAAACCATAACTTTTCAGGAGGCGAAATAAAGCGTTCCGAACTCCTTCAGCTTACAGCGCAGCAGCCTGACCTTGTTCTTCTGGATGAACCGGAATCAGGGGTAGATCTTGAAAGCATCGTCCTTATCGGCGATACAATCAATTTGCTTTTACGCAGGGGAATTAAACATCCAAGAGAAAAACATCATAAAGAAATGGTCGAGGATCGGAGTAAATCCGCCCTTGTTATTACCCATACAGGCAATATACTTAATTATATAACGGCTGACAATGGCCAGGTTCTTTATAACGGAGTCATGTGCTGCTCAAGAAATGCAAGAGAAATTTTAAAATGGATAAGAGAATACGGCTATAAGGAGTGCGTCAGATGTACACAATAG
- the ispD gene encoding 2-C-methyl-D-erythritol 4-phosphate cytidylyltransferase — protein MIPAIIVAAGKGVRMNDKLRKQYLLLAGRPILAYSLLAFDACDLIDRIILVVPPKDIDYCRKNIVAPLRLCKKIDLVPGGEKRQDSVYNGLMAVDKDAEIVVIHDGVRPFVSQEQAAACIAGAKEYGACILGIPADDTLKQVNTSGFICNTLKRDDILLAQTPQAFKYDLIIKAHENARREGFACTDDASLVERLGGNVKIIYGSRRNIKITNREDLVFATALL, from the coding sequence ATGATCCCAGCAATTATTGTAGCTGCCGGTAAAGGCGTCAGGATGAATGATAAACTGCGCAAGCAGTATCTTTTGCTTGCGGGACGTCCGATTTTGGCTTATAGCCTGCTGGCTTTCGATGCATGTGATTTGATAGATCGCATCATTCTTGTTGTTCCCCCCAAAGATATTGATTATTGCCGGAAAAATATTGTTGCCCCTTTAAGGCTTTGCAAAAAGATCGATCTTGTGCCAGGTGGAGAGAAACGTCAGGATTCTGTATATAACGGTCTTATGGCAGTTGATAAAGATGCTGAGATAGTTGTTATCCATGATGGTGTGCGACCCTTTGTTTCTCAGGAGCAGGCAGCGGCATGCATAGCCGGCGCAAAAGAGTATGGAGCATGCATCCTCGGTATTCCCGCAGACGATACCTTAAAGCAGGTAAACACTTCCGGTTTTATATGCAATACACTTAAAAGAGATGATATATTGCTTGCACAGACCCCGCAGGCTTTTAAATATGACCTGATAATCAAAGCCCATGAAAATGCAAGGAGGGAAGGCTTTGCATGCACAGATGATGCATCTCTGGTAGAAAGACTCGGGGGAAATGTTAAAATAATTTACGGCAGCAGACGGAATATAAAAATCACAAACAGGGAAGATCTTGTTTTTGCAACAGCATTACTTTAA
- a CDS encoding Nif3-like dinuclear metal center hexameric protein produces the protein MPAIIADIIKIMEDIAPSYLAEEWDNVGLQVGQKDWPVRTVRIALDPLPNVVAAACRERVDLLITHHPLIFKPLGSIDFSTPVGAIINMASKHKMAIFSAHTNLDNVTDGLNDILARTIGLKNLEVLGEPIEPEYYKLVIYLPVEYEQKVLTSLFETKAGRIGAYTSCSFRNNGRATFRPGSLSKPFIGKPDDMSHADEIRLETVVQKDDLENVIEHLRANHPYETMAYDVYKLQPSDSILAGRQQGLGRIGDLAGETKLLPFALEIKKKLRLDFVKIAGNPDLPVKKAALCTGSGSSLINNFFASSAQVYISGDFRYHDARAAEAANLGIIDIGHFASEHLIIEVLAKRLREIIFKNRIDVKVEACESEIDPFVIL, from the coding sequence ATGCCAGCAATAATAGCCGATATTATTAAGATAATGGAAGACATAGCCCCATCCTATCTTGCCGAAGAATGGGACAATGTCGGGCTACAGGTCGGGCAAAAGGACTGGCCTGTACGAACTGTACGGATTGCTTTGGATCCTCTCCCAAATGTTGTGGCTGCTGCCTGCAGAGAGAGGGTTGATCTTTTAATTACGCATCATCCGTTGATATTCAAGCCTTTAGGTTCTATTGACTTCAGCACTCCGGTTGGGGCGATAATAAATATGGCGTCCAAGCACAAAATGGCCATATTTTCTGCACATACTAATCTTGACAATGTAACAGATGGTTTAAATGATATTCTTGCTCGCACGATTGGTCTTAAAAATCTGGAAGTACTCGGGGAACCCATTGAGCCGGAATATTATAAACTCGTCATATATCTGCCTGTTGAATATGAACAGAAGGTTTTAACCTCCCTTTTTGAGACAAAGGCAGGGAGAATAGGCGCATATACATCCTGTTCTTTCCGAAATAATGGCAGGGCAACCTTCAGGCCGGGTTCTTTGTCAAAGCCTTTTATTGGAAAACCGGATGATATGTCTCATGCGGATGAGATCAGGCTGGAAACCGTTGTGCAAAAGGATGATCTGGAGAACGTTATTGAGCATTTGAGGGCAAATCATCCTTATGAAACCATGGCGTATGATGTTTATAAGCTGCAGCCGTCTGATAGCATTTTGGCTGGAAGGCAGCAGGGTCTTGGCAGGATTGGAGATCTCGCAGGGGAGACTAAACTTTTACCCTTTGCCTTGGAAATTAAGAAAAAACTACGCCTTGATTTTGTTAAAATCGCAGGAAACCCTGATCTGCCTGTAAAGAAAGCTGCTTTATGCACGGGGAGCGGTTCAAGTCTGATAAATAATTTTTTTGCATCCAGTGCTCAGGTATATATTAGCGGGGATTTTCGGTATCATGATGCAAGAGCTGCAGAAGCAGCAAATTTAGGTATTATCGATATCGGCCATTTTGCGTCAGAGCATTTAATTATTGAAGTACTTGCCAAGAGGCTCAGAGAGATTATATTTAAAAATAGAATTGATGTTAAGGTTGAGGCGTGCGAGTCTGAAATCGATCCGTTTGTTATTTTATAA
- a CDS encoding HPr family phosphocarrier protein, which produces MQQADFDSTFAEKVRIFSHDYLKCFKYISGFDSHKHGFTKRLYSTLISTSQLLEDFLDFHGAKNNSDWYFYRELTAAVRHLSLAGYSYQHLSNRLVFYDLVDTEGFEKQGEITFDFLKSSIIKMAPVILDEARCLNIPIPDETFNPAYFPTIPTGKMLDYNIDDKDKDQQKKHIVKIASKFLSIAKDFDRLGFYEPYSMEEISTIVPDKVNEVEIRYFEMLVHNLQSSFDTYVIHGGFRFGNRRLKQLRGYISITFHLLQMIGRLLHFYERHLYEAGYKNIYKKVQDRLFSIIDTSVMLDRIINYGLYYACHFLMTGKALARDILNENIERSYITVGIPIKLGFHSRPSLLVAKIVQHYGGQVELCVKSDRFDASSVLDIQWAGGKIQNENIKKVTFEGDIRALKDIEMLASVNYGEDTMGKGVPLPEGLNYLR; this is translated from the coding sequence ATGCAACAAGCTGATTTTGATAGCACTTTTGCTGAAAAGGTGCGGATATTTTCTCATGATTATCTGAAGTGTTTCAAATATATTTCCGGTTTTGATTCGCACAAGCATGGTTTTACAAAAAGGCTTTATTCAACGCTGATATCTACTTCCCAGCTTTTAGAGGACTTTCTCGATTTTCACGGAGCAAAAAACAACAGCGACTGGTATTTTTACAGAGAGCTTACAGCGGCTGTCAGACATTTGAGCCTGGCTGGTTACTCATATCAACATTTATCAAACAGGCTTGTATTTTATGACCTTGTGGACACAGAGGGTTTTGAAAAACAAGGTGAAATTACATTTGATTTTTTGAAAAGCTCTATTATAAAAATGGCGCCTGTTATACTTGATGAAGCAAGATGCCTTAATATCCCCATTCCTGATGAAACTTTTAACCCCGCCTATTTCCCGACTATTCCGACCGGTAAGATGCTCGATTATAATATTGACGATAAGGATAAAGATCAGCAGAAGAAACATATAGTTAAAATTGCCAGTAAATTTTTGAGTATTGCAAAAGACTTTGACCGGTTGGGTTTTTATGAACCATACAGTATGGAAGAAATATCGACCATTGTGCCGGACAAGGTTAACGAGGTTGAGATTAGATACTTTGAGATGCTTGTGCACAACCTTCAATCTTCATTTGATACATATGTGATACATGGAGGATTCAGGTTCGGCAACAGGAGGCTTAAGCAGCTCCGCGGCTATATTTCAATTACATTCCATCTTCTTCAGATGATCGGCAGGCTTCTCCATTTTTATGAAAGACACTTGTATGAAGCTGGATACAAAAATATTTACAAAAAGGTTCAAGACCGACTATTTTCCATTATCGATACTTCAGTTATGCTTGACCGTATTATTAATTACGGCCTGTATTATGCTTGCCACTTTCTGATGACCGGCAAAGCTTTGGCGCGGGATATACTGAATGAGAATATAGAGCGTTCTTACATTACTGTCGGCATTCCAATAAAACTTGGTTTTCACAGCAGGCCAAGTCTTCTTGTTGCCAAAATTGTTCAGCATTACGGGGGGCAGGTAGAACTATGTGTAAAATCGGACAGGTTCGATGCCAGCAGTGTGCTTGACATACAATGGGCCGGCGGTAAAATACAGAATGAAAATATCAAAAAGGTTACATTCGAAGGGGATATCCGTGCCTTAAAGGATATAGAAATGCTTGCCAGCGTCAATTACGGTGAGGATACAATGGGGAAAGGGGTTCCGCTGCCTGAAGGATTGAATTATTTAAGATAA
- a CDS encoding SufD family Fe-S cluster assembly protein produces the protein MYTIDDAEDIELNLNNYKVDAKDHAYIENLSQIGSTDASQMLDVGVDTDENDRVGSFIQKDKSVIHCKTMQDGIEVMSISQAQEKHGWLSDYMWKNISPDMDKFTSQAKKKPHEGYFIRALPGVKTEHPVQSCLYIAKEGFSQNVHNIVIAEEGSELHIITGCATAPHLVSGLHVGVSEFYVKKGAKLIFTMIHDWGEKINVRPRTAIEVEENGLIISNYISLRPVGSLQMFPTTYLNGKGAVARFNSVLVANKGDFLDVGSRVVLNAPDTRAEIISRAITYGGSIIARGDLVGKVPGIKAHLECKGLILKDGLMHAIPELRAYVPGVEMSHEAAVGKIDQREIEYLMARGIDEDEAISTIVRGFLNVDIEGLPPGLKNKLDKIISKTQKDML, from the coding sequence ATGTACACAATAGATGATGCTGAAGATATTGAGCTTAATCTTAACAACTACAAGGTTGATGCCAAAGACCATGCATATATTGAAAATTTGTCGCAAATTGGATCAACAGATGCAAGCCAGATGTTAGATGTTGGTGTGGATACTGATGAAAATGATCGTGTCGGCAGCTTCATACAGAAAGACAAATCTGTAATACACTGCAAAACCATGCAGGACGGTATTGAGGTTATGAGCATATCTCAGGCTCAGGAAAAACATGGGTGGCTTTCCGATTATATGTGGAAAAATATATCTCCGGATATGGACAAATTTACATCCCAGGCAAAGAAAAAACCTCATGAAGGGTACTTTATACGTGCCCTTCCAGGCGTTAAGACAGAGCATCCGGTACAGTCATGCCTTTATATTGCTAAAGAAGGATTTTCGCAAAATGTTCACAATATTGTGATCGCTGAAGAAGGTTCGGAACTCCATATTATTACAGGGTGCGCAACAGCGCCACATCTGGTTTCAGGGCTGCACGTAGGCGTTTCGGAATTTTATGTCAAAAAAGGGGCAAAACTTATATTTACCATGATTCATGACTGGGGTGAAAAGATAAATGTACGGCCCAGAACCGCGATCGAGGTGGAAGAAAACGGGCTTATTATTTCAAACTATATATCATTAAGACCTGTGGGGTCACTCCAGATGTTTCCCACAACATACTTGAACGGGAAAGGCGCTGTCGCGCGTTTTAACAGCGTTCTGGTGGCGAATAAGGGTGATTTTCTGGATGTGGGCTCGCGAGTAGTGCTTAATGCTCCTGACACGCGCGCGGAAATAATATCTCGCGCAATTACATACGGAGGATCAATTATCGCCCGCGGCGACCTGGTCGGCAAGGTTCCCGGCATTAAGGCACACCTTGAATGCAAGGGTTTAATATTAAAAGATGGGCTTATGCACGCCATACCTGAGCTCCGGGCATATGTTCCAGGTGTTGAGATGTCTCACGAGGCTGCGGTAGGCAAAATTGATCAGCGTGAAATAGAATATCTCATGGCAAGGGGCATTGATGAGGATGAGGCAATATCAACCATTGTTCGCGGGTTTTTAAATGTGGATATAGAAGGATTGCCGCCAGGTCTCAAAAACAAGCTTGACAAGATTATCTCCAAAACCCAGAAAGACATGCTATAG
- a CDS encoding C4-type zinc ribbon domain-containing protein gives MTNMKEQIDILVKLQKIEIESGDIQSKLSSVSEKLDSFDAGLKEFEQSMVDKKSLLNDLSKKYRSYDSVVQTNLAMVKKSQEKLGAVKTNREYQALLKEIEELKTKNSQAEDEMLLCLDLMDETEKDICVKKEEYSKLKERVSSDKETIMQEVEHGKERLAKLKAEWDSISSRVRPELLGKYMMVSQRVKGAAIAPVKKSVCNGCNMNLPPQMYNELQRCDSLKFCPNCQRIIYWEQS, from the coding sequence ATGACTAATATGAAAGAACAGATAGATATTCTGGTAAAACTGCAAAAAATAGAAATAGAATCAGGCGATATTCAATCAAAGTTAAGCAGCGTTTCTGAAAAACTTGATTCTTTTGATGCCGGACTCAAGGAGTTTGAACAGTCTATGGTTGATAAAAAGTCTTTGCTCAATGATTTGAGCAAAAAATATCGTTCCTATGATTCTGTCGTTCAGACGAATCTTGCCATGGTCAAAAAGAGTCAGGAAAAACTTGGAGCTGTTAAGACAAACAGGGAATACCAGGCCTTATTAAAGGAAATTGAAGAATTAAAGACAAAAAACTCTCAAGCAGAGGATGAGATGCTGTTATGTCTGGATCTTATGGATGAAACAGAAAAAGACATTTGTGTAAAAAAAGAGGAATATTCAAAGTTAAAAGAAAGAGTAAGTAGTGATAAAGAGACTATAATGCAGGAAGTGGAGCACGGAAAAGAAAGGCTTGCCAAGCTTAAGGCCGAATGGGACAGCATCTCAAGTAGAGTAAGGCCTGAATTGTTGGGGAAATATATGATGGTAAGCCAACGGGTTAAAGGGGCGGCAATAGCCCCTGTTAAAAAATCCGTATGCAATGGATGCAACATGAATCTTCCTCCGCAAATGTATAATGAGCTTCAGCGTTGTGACAGTTTGAAATTTTGCCCTAACTGTCAAAGAATTATTTACTGGGAACAATCATAG